In one window of Coralliovum pocilloporae DNA:
- a CDS encoding type II toxin-antitoxin system RatA family toxin, producing MPKFQSRKLVRHTPDEMFRLVADVERYPEFVPLCDRLQVRGRKVQDDGREILIANMTVAYKLVRETFTSKVTLDPAQKLIVAEYLDGPFEHLENRWTFLETEGGCHVDFYIDYEFRSKALGILMGAMFDKAFRKFSDAFEQRAGLVYG from the coding sequence ATGCCGAAGTTTCAGTCGCGTAAGCTGGTGCGTCATACGCCGGACGAGATGTTTCGTTTGGTTGCGGATGTCGAACGCTATCCGGAATTTGTACCACTGTGCGATCGCTTGCAGGTACGCGGCCGCAAGGTGCAGGATGATGGACGGGAAATTCTGATTGCCAACATGACCGTGGCTTACAAGCTGGTGCGGGAAACGTTTACATCAAAAGTAACGCTTGATCCGGCGCAAAAGCTGATCGTAGCCGAGTATCTGGACGGGCCGTTTGAACATCTGGAAAACCGCTGGACCTTTCTCGAAACCGAGGGCGGCTGCCACGTGGATTTCTACATTGACTATGAATTTCGCAGCAAAGCTCTGGGTATTCTTATGGGCGCCATGTTCGACAAGGCGTTCCGCAAATTCTCCGATGCATTTGAGCAACGGGCCGGGCTGGTTTACGGCTGA